In Platichthys flesus chromosome 20, fPlaFle2.1, whole genome shotgun sequence, a single genomic region encodes these proteins:
- the pms2 gene encoding mismatch repair endonuclease PMS2 isoform X2: MSDTCSEPAGAIKAIDKHSVHQICSGQVVLTLATAVKELVENSIDAGATNIDVKLKECGAEQVEVSDNGKGVEEANFEALTLKHHTSKLKDFSDLIHVETFGFRGEALSSLCALSDLSVVTCHESSQVGTKLVFDHKGHVVQRTPHPRQPGTTVSLQQLFYTLPVRHKEFQRNIKKEYTKMIHVLQSYCIISTGVRITCSNQNEKGKRSTVLSTSGSHSMRDNIGAIYGPKQLQSLLSFQQLSPAENIIEEYGLTDADLPKQLFNITGFVSRGDHGVGRSATDRQYFFINNRPCDPLKVTKVVNEVYHMYNRHQYPFVALNIAVASDCVDVNVTPDKRQILLQEEKLLLAILKTSLISMYEAGVNKISLNYMHMPRTNATLDVCPVVQSNENVPQPAESMEPAIQRPKSSLNLATLKAAFSSHHSSSSGSKLNTSKAAGSRPAQTTLQSFLNCSVKPSASSPSVKSPLKPAKDLAECSSVGKSALEGFRYRQISCGDADHDKDSAVSTTAVPDGRCSGLEVSSLEELEETAINSPNGPEAPALQTEPCTLGEDIALSPDAKRARKENTAVKPNSFSNCSVGPASTTVDAPGCVQRRTVPLQFSLQELEGKLKRIQERQRQNVAEELRYRRFRAKINPGENQSAEDELSKEISKDMFKEMEIVGQFNLGFIITKLNSDLFMVDQHATDEKYNFEMLQQHTVLQGQKLIAPQKLHLTAVSENILLENIEIFRKNGFEFLVEEDAQVMERVKLLSLPTSKNWTFGPADIEELVFMLSDSPGVMCRPSRVRQMFASRSCRKSIMIGTALSVSEMKKLVVHMGEIEHPWNCPHGRPTMRHLINLDIISQD; the protein is encoded by the exons ATGTCTGATACTTG CTCTGAACCTGCAGGAGCCATCAAGGCTATTGACAAGCACTCAGTGCATCAGATCTGCTCAGGACAGGTGGTGCTGACTCTGGCCACAGCCGTGAAAGAGCTGGTGGAAAACAGCATTGATGCAGGAGCCACAAACATTG ATGTGAAGCTGAAGGAGTGCGGTGCTGAACAAGTGGAAGTGTCAGACAATGGCAAAGGTGTGGAGGAGGCCAACTTTGAAGCACTGA CACTGAAGCATCACACGTCAAAGCTCAAGGATTTCTCCGATCTCATCCACGTGGAGACGTTTGGCTTCAGAGGTGAAGCGCTCAGCTCTCTGTGTGCTCTGag TGACCTGAGTGTGGTGACATGCCATGAGTCCAGCCAGGTGGGGACCAAGCTGGTGTTTGACCACAAAGGCCACGTGGTGCAGCGGACTCCCCATCCCCGTCAGCCAGGCACCACAGtcagcctgcagcagctcttctacACCCTGCCTGTTCGGCACAAAGAGTTCCAACGCAATATAAAGAAG GAGTACACCAAAATGATCCATGTCCTGCAGTCGTACTGTATCATCTCCACAGGAGTGCGCATCACCTGCTCCAACCAAAATGAGAAGGGGAAACGCAGCACGGTGCTGAGCACCAGCGGAAGCCACAGCATGAGAGACAACATCGGAGCCATATATGGACCAAAACAG CTCCAGAGTCTCCTCTCTTTTCAACAACTTTCCCCTGCAGAAAATATTATTGAAGAATATGGACTGACAGATGCAGATCTTCCCAAACAGCTTTTCAA CATCACAGGGTTTGTGTCACGCGGGGACCATGGCGTCGGGAGAAgcgccacagacagacagtactTTTTTATTAACAACCGACCATGTGATCCCCTCAAG GTGACCAAAGTTGTGAATGAAGTGTATCACATGTATAACAGACATCAGTATCCATTTGTGGCCTTGAACATAGCCGTCGCCTCAG ATTGTGTGGATGTGAACGTAACCCCAGACAAACGACAGATTCTACTTCAGGAGGAAAAGCTGTTGCTGGCTATTCTAAAGACCTCTCTCATCAGCATGTATGAGGCTGGGGTCAATAAGATCAGTCTGAACTATATGCACATGCCCAGAACCA ATGCAACATTGGATGTATGTCCAGTGGTCCAATCTAATGAGAACGTGCCACAACCTGCAGAATCCATGGAACCAGCGATTCAGAGGCCAAAGTCCTCGTTGAACCTGGCCACCCTGAAAGCTGCGTTTTCAAGTCATCACAGCTCCAGTTCTGGGAGCAAATTAAACACGTCAAAAGCAGCCGGCAGCCGCCCAGCACAGACAACTCTGCAGTCGTTTTTAAATTGTTCTGTAAAACCTTCTGCTTCCAGCCCAAGTGTGAAATCTCCTTTGAAACCTGCTAAAGATCTCGCTGAATGTTCCTCAGTGGGAAAATCGGCACTTGAAGGATTCAGATACAGACAGATATCGTGTGGGGACGCAGACCACGACAAAGACAGTGCTGTGTCCACTACAGCAGTCCCAGACGGTCGGTGTTCTGGCCTGGAGGTCAGTTCTCTGGAAGAATTAGAAGAAACAGCAATCAATAGTCCGAATGGTCCTGAAGCCCCAGCGTTACAAACTGAGCCGTGCACTTTAGGAGAGGACATTGCTTTGAGCCCGGATGCCAAGAGGGCCAGGAAAGAGAATACAGCCGTCAAACCCAACAGTTTCTCAAACTGTTCTGTGGGACCAGCTTCCACCACAGTGGATGCTCCAGGCTGCGTACAGAGGAGGACGGTGCCTCTGCAGTTCTCTCTACAAGAGCTTGAAGGGAAGTTAAAGAGGATACAGGAGCGGCAGAGGCAGAACGTGGCTGAGGAGCTACGCTACAGGCGCTTCCGGGCCAAGATCAACCCTGGAGAAAACCAAAGtgcagaggacgagctgagcaAGGAGATCAG TAAAGACATGTTCAAAGAGATGGAGATCGTCGGTCAGTTTAACCTGGGCTTCATTATCACCAAACTCAACTCGGACCTCTTCATGGTTGACCAACACGCCACAGATGAGAAGTACAACTTTGagatgctgcagcagcacacgGTGCTCCAAGGACAGAAACTCATCGC CCCTCAGAAACTTCACCTCACTGCAGTCAGCGAGAACATACTCTTGGAGAACATTGAGATTTTCAGAAAGAACGGCTTTGAGTTTCTGGTTGAGGAGGACG CTCAGGTGATGGAGAGGGTGAAGCTGCTGTCTCTGCCCACCAGTAAGAACTGGACGTTCGGTCCAGCCGACATCGAGGAGCTGGTCTTCATGTTGAGCGACAGCCCAGGAGTCATGTGTCGGCCATCCAGAGTCCGACAGATGTTTGCCTCCAGATCATGTCGCAAATCT atcaTGATCGGCACAGCTCTGAGTGTCAGCGAGATGAAGAAGCTGGTGGTTCATATGGGGGAAATCGAGCATCCGTGGAACTGTCCTCACGGCAGACCCACCATGAGACACCTCATCAACCTGGACATCATCTCACAAGACTGA
- the pms2 gene encoding mismatch repair endonuclease PMS2 isoform X1: MSDTCSSEPAGAIKAIDKHSVHQICSGQVVLTLATAVKELVENSIDAGATNIDVKLKECGAEQVEVSDNGKGVEEANFEALTLKHHTSKLKDFSDLIHVETFGFRGEALSSLCALSDLSVVTCHESSQVGTKLVFDHKGHVVQRTPHPRQPGTTVSLQQLFYTLPVRHKEFQRNIKKEYTKMIHVLQSYCIISTGVRITCSNQNEKGKRSTVLSTSGSHSMRDNIGAIYGPKQLQSLLSFQQLSPAENIIEEYGLTDADLPKQLFNITGFVSRGDHGVGRSATDRQYFFINNRPCDPLKVTKVVNEVYHMYNRHQYPFVALNIAVASDCVDVNVTPDKRQILLQEEKLLLAILKTSLISMYEAGVNKISLNYMHMPRTNATLDVCPVVQSNENVPQPAESMEPAIQRPKSSLNLATLKAAFSSHHSSSSGSKLNTSKAAGSRPAQTTLQSFLNCSVKPSASSPSVKSPLKPAKDLAECSSVGKSALEGFRYRQISCGDADHDKDSAVSTTAVPDGRCSGLEVSSLEELEETAINSPNGPEAPALQTEPCTLGEDIALSPDAKRARKENTAVKPNSFSNCSVGPASTTVDAPGCVQRRTVPLQFSLQELEGKLKRIQERQRQNVAEELRYRRFRAKINPGENQSAEDELSKEISKDMFKEMEIVGQFNLGFIITKLNSDLFMVDQHATDEKYNFEMLQQHTVLQGQKLIAPQKLHLTAVSENILLENIEIFRKNGFEFLVEEDAQVMERVKLLSLPTSKNWTFGPADIEELVFMLSDSPGVMCRPSRVRQMFASRSCRKSIMIGTALSVSEMKKLVVHMGEIEHPWNCPHGRPTMRHLINLDIISQD; the protein is encoded by the exons ATGTCTGATACTTG CAGCTCTGAACCTGCAGGAGCCATCAAGGCTATTGACAAGCACTCAGTGCATCAGATCTGCTCAGGACAGGTGGTGCTGACTCTGGCCACAGCCGTGAAAGAGCTGGTGGAAAACAGCATTGATGCAGGAGCCACAAACATTG ATGTGAAGCTGAAGGAGTGCGGTGCTGAACAAGTGGAAGTGTCAGACAATGGCAAAGGTGTGGAGGAGGCCAACTTTGAAGCACTGA CACTGAAGCATCACACGTCAAAGCTCAAGGATTTCTCCGATCTCATCCACGTGGAGACGTTTGGCTTCAGAGGTGAAGCGCTCAGCTCTCTGTGTGCTCTGag TGACCTGAGTGTGGTGACATGCCATGAGTCCAGCCAGGTGGGGACCAAGCTGGTGTTTGACCACAAAGGCCACGTGGTGCAGCGGACTCCCCATCCCCGTCAGCCAGGCACCACAGtcagcctgcagcagctcttctacACCCTGCCTGTTCGGCACAAAGAGTTCCAACGCAATATAAAGAAG GAGTACACCAAAATGATCCATGTCCTGCAGTCGTACTGTATCATCTCCACAGGAGTGCGCATCACCTGCTCCAACCAAAATGAGAAGGGGAAACGCAGCACGGTGCTGAGCACCAGCGGAAGCCACAGCATGAGAGACAACATCGGAGCCATATATGGACCAAAACAG CTCCAGAGTCTCCTCTCTTTTCAACAACTTTCCCCTGCAGAAAATATTATTGAAGAATATGGACTGACAGATGCAGATCTTCCCAAACAGCTTTTCAA CATCACAGGGTTTGTGTCACGCGGGGACCATGGCGTCGGGAGAAgcgccacagacagacagtactTTTTTATTAACAACCGACCATGTGATCCCCTCAAG GTGACCAAAGTTGTGAATGAAGTGTATCACATGTATAACAGACATCAGTATCCATTTGTGGCCTTGAACATAGCCGTCGCCTCAG ATTGTGTGGATGTGAACGTAACCCCAGACAAACGACAGATTCTACTTCAGGAGGAAAAGCTGTTGCTGGCTATTCTAAAGACCTCTCTCATCAGCATGTATGAGGCTGGGGTCAATAAGATCAGTCTGAACTATATGCACATGCCCAGAACCA ATGCAACATTGGATGTATGTCCAGTGGTCCAATCTAATGAGAACGTGCCACAACCTGCAGAATCCATGGAACCAGCGATTCAGAGGCCAAAGTCCTCGTTGAACCTGGCCACCCTGAAAGCTGCGTTTTCAAGTCATCACAGCTCCAGTTCTGGGAGCAAATTAAACACGTCAAAAGCAGCCGGCAGCCGCCCAGCACAGACAACTCTGCAGTCGTTTTTAAATTGTTCTGTAAAACCTTCTGCTTCCAGCCCAAGTGTGAAATCTCCTTTGAAACCTGCTAAAGATCTCGCTGAATGTTCCTCAGTGGGAAAATCGGCACTTGAAGGATTCAGATACAGACAGATATCGTGTGGGGACGCAGACCACGACAAAGACAGTGCTGTGTCCACTACAGCAGTCCCAGACGGTCGGTGTTCTGGCCTGGAGGTCAGTTCTCTGGAAGAATTAGAAGAAACAGCAATCAATAGTCCGAATGGTCCTGAAGCCCCAGCGTTACAAACTGAGCCGTGCACTTTAGGAGAGGACATTGCTTTGAGCCCGGATGCCAAGAGGGCCAGGAAAGAGAATACAGCCGTCAAACCCAACAGTTTCTCAAACTGTTCTGTGGGACCAGCTTCCACCACAGTGGATGCTCCAGGCTGCGTACAGAGGAGGACGGTGCCTCTGCAGTTCTCTCTACAAGAGCTTGAAGGGAAGTTAAAGAGGATACAGGAGCGGCAGAGGCAGAACGTGGCTGAGGAGCTACGCTACAGGCGCTTCCGGGCCAAGATCAACCCTGGAGAAAACCAAAGtgcagaggacgagctgagcaAGGAGATCAG TAAAGACATGTTCAAAGAGATGGAGATCGTCGGTCAGTTTAACCTGGGCTTCATTATCACCAAACTCAACTCGGACCTCTTCATGGTTGACCAACACGCCACAGATGAGAAGTACAACTTTGagatgctgcagcagcacacgGTGCTCCAAGGACAGAAACTCATCGC CCCTCAGAAACTTCACCTCACTGCAGTCAGCGAGAACATACTCTTGGAGAACATTGAGATTTTCAGAAAGAACGGCTTTGAGTTTCTGGTTGAGGAGGACG CTCAGGTGATGGAGAGGGTGAAGCTGCTGTCTCTGCCCACCAGTAAGAACTGGACGTTCGGTCCAGCCGACATCGAGGAGCTGGTCTTCATGTTGAGCGACAGCCCAGGAGTCATGTGTCGGCCATCCAGAGTCCGACAGATGTTTGCCTCCAGATCATGTCGCAAATCT atcaTGATCGGCACAGCTCTGAGTGTCAGCGAGATGAAGAAGCTGGTGGTTCATATGGGGGAAATCGAGCATCCGTGGAACTGTCCTCACGGCAGACCCACCATGAGACACCTCATCAACCTGGACATCATCTCACAAGACTGA